The following proteins come from a genomic window of Trifolium pratense cultivar HEN17-A07 linkage group LG4, ARS_RC_1.1, whole genome shotgun sequence:
- the LOC123922141 gene encoding uncharacterized protein LOC123922141, translated as MGSSEPKSKTSCCRTCILVTLISWILVALILLVLAFTVFKPQNPIVNLYPIGLKDMQFFDPNVKSVPMHMIISIKNPNYGDFKTKNATGYIHYKHTLLAKVPIGPKFLPARTTTNVSATAGLMSGQLLSNDAFLKDIEDEIFNMTASTTLNGKVYLIRIFKLKAMVDIACEIKLNITSMDTDSLCITNMKV; from the coding sequence atggGTTCCTCAGAACCAAAATCCAAGACTAGTTGCTGCAGAACTTGCATATTGGTAACTCTAATTTCTTGGATACTTGTTGCTCTTATTCTTTTGGTATTAGCTTTTACAGTCTTTAAACCACAGAACCCAATTGTAAATCTCTACCCAATTGGTCTTAAAGATATGCAATTTTTCGACCCGAATGTAAAAAGTGTACCAATGCACATGATAATCTCAATTAAGAATCCAAATTATGGAGATTTCAAGACCAAAAATGCTACCGGTTATATTCATTATAAACACACTCTTCTAGCCAAAGTACCTATTGGACCGAAGTTCCTCCCTGCGCGTACGACGACTAATGTGAGCGCGACTGCTGGTCTTATGAGTGGACAATTGTTATCTAATGATGCTTTTTTGAAAGACATTGAAGATGAGATTTTCAATATGACAGCATCGACAACACTTAACGGGAAAGTGTATTTGATTCGTATTTTTAAGCTTAAGGCTATGGTTGATATCGCTTGTGAAATCAAGCTTAATATAACTTCCATGGATACTGATTCCTTATGCATTACTAATATGAAGGTGTGA